One segment of Tachyglossus aculeatus isolate mTacAcu1 chromosome 16, mTacAcu1.pri, whole genome shotgun sequence DNA contains the following:
- the IFNLR1 gene encoding interferon lambda receptor 1 has protein sequence MPPPPNGLLLALAPLLLRAPGGLGLAPPQNVTLLSRNFSIFLVWAPAPGYPLDTSYVVNYQSFENQKRWRKVPPCHLRAQQTCDLTCLVKNQHIKFKGRVRAVTPGARSPWAESQYLDYIFDVELAPPVLEVRRLEAALIINATVLLPVCESLEPLKYDVDFWEAGRPRKMQYPGNPMGQVVEISTPPAISGNYCLSARTTYTIFTPKHSLFSPPQCLQLGSREEKGTLLLRTGLPLLVLLLLLCAPVSCLLLRAAWAKQAKMPPALDFSGSRLPIRPLEARTLEVLSILTVCSRKGPAAPRKPEPPARDPPGSEEEEEEEDEDDRDVFWPYLKPPPFPEGTPSASAPSLGEMESEGDDVEGGGSPALHPDSEGGAGGISGSSASSSSSSWEMPFTNGYVTGNGQRKRQELSRNADVPLMPEVSEWAPLTAGELGGCPSASIWDAPRMRDLKKGAAQAPFDPEEPFICLQTLVFATARGPHSLSGDEETSLGSEEEEEAAFLDPPGLGNVAPGSPEVQSCSRVRPSGYEPGHYMVRSQELCSGC, from the exons GTGGTCTGGGGCTGGCCCCGCCTCAGAACGTGACCCTGCTGTCCAGAAACTTCAGCATCTTCCTGGTGTGGGCCCCAGCCCCTGGCTACCCACTGGACACCTCCTACGTCGTCAACTACCAGAG CTTCGAGAACCAGAAGCGGTGGCGGAAGGTGCCCCCGTGCCACCTGCGGGCCCAGCAGACGTGCGACCTGACCTGCCTGGTGAAGAATCAACACATCAAGTTCAAGGGTCGGGTGCGGGCCGTGACCCCCGGAGCCCGCTCTCCCTGGGCCGAATCCCAGTATTTGGACTACATATTCGAcg tggAGCTGGCCCCTCCCGTCCTGGAGGTGCGGAGACTCGAGGCCGCCCTCATCATCAACGCCACCGTCCTCCTTCCCGTCTGTGAGAGTCTGGAGCCCCTGAAATACGACGTGGATTTCTGGGAGGCCGGGAGGCCCAGGAAG ATGCAGTACCCGGGAAACCCCATGGGCCAGGTGGTGGAGATCAGCACCCCTCCAGCCATCAGCGGGAACTACTGTCTGAGCGCCAGGACCACCTACACCATCTTTACGCCCAAGCAcagcctcttctccccaccccagtgcctCCAGCTGGGATCCAGAG aagagaaggggaccctccTACTCCGGACGGGCTTGCCTCTGCTTGTGCTCCTGCTGCTCTTGTGCGCGCccgtctcctgcctcctcctcaggGCCGCCTGGGCCAAGCAGGCCAAGATGCCCCCAGCTCTG GACTTCTCAGGCTCCAGACTCCCCATCAGGCCCTTGGAGGCGAGAACACTGGAGGTCCTCAGCATCTTGACAGTCTGCTCCAGGAAGGGCCCTGCCGCCCCGAGGAAGCCCGAACCCCCTGCCAGAGACCCCCCTGgttcagaagaggaggaggaggaggaagatgaagatgaCAGAGATGTTTTCTGGCCCTACCTCAAGCCTCCACCCTTCCCAGAGGGGACCCCATCAGCCTCGGCGCCTTCCCTGGGGGAGATGGAATCAGAGGGGGACGACGTGGAGGGTGGGGGGTCCCCGGCCCTGCACCCCGACTCGGAGGGTGGGGCTGGTGGAATCTCcggctcctccgcctcctcctcctcatcatcctggGAGATGCCCTTCACCAACGGCTACGTCACCGGGAACGGGCAACGGAAGCGGCAGGAGCTAAGCCGAAACGCCGATGTCCCCCTAATGCCCGAGGTCTCGGAGTGGGCGCCTCTCACAGCCGGGGAGCTGGGaggctgcccctctgcctccatttgGGATGCTCCCAGGATGCGGGACCTCAAGAAGGGGGCCGCCCAGGCCCCGTTCGACCCCGAGGAGCCCTTTATCTGCTTGCAGACCTTGGTCTTTGCCACGGCAAGGGGCCCACACAGTCTCTCAGGTGATGAGGAAACTTCACTGggatctgaggaggaggaggaggcggcattTCTGGACCCGCCGGGACTTGGCAACGTGGCTCCGGGGAGCCCGGAGGTCCAGAGCTGCTCGAGGGTCAGGCCCTCCGGCTATGAGCCCGGGCATTATATGGTCAGGAGCCAAGAGCTCTGCAGTGGCTGCTGA